A region from the Corallococcus soli genome encodes:
- a CDS encoding CaiB/BaiF CoA transferase family protein, whose protein sequence is MSPTSSPLAGLRVLDLSRLLPGPYATLVLADLGATVDKVEDPDVGDATRHMPPQRDGEGALFYGLHRNKRSLTLNLKTPEGRDALVRLVAHYDVLVESFRPGVMDKLGVGEAVLRAKNPRLIYCAISGYGQTGPDRLKAGHDLNYVARAGLLGYGGEAGGAPAFPGVQVADIGGGSLFALVGILAALHERERTGVGRFVDVSMTDGALAFLHLHLAARLFAGAEGTPLTRGREALNGGYPSYGLYRTADDRWLAVGALEPKFFGALATRLGRPELLDDAYVPGELGERVKAELKRIFASQPLAHWRELLAGADLCVEPVAEGDEVLSDAQLRERGLFVEAEDAQRGIRVTHLLTPLRMGEIPLRPPPALGQHSRDILEAAGFTAEEIARLGA, encoded by the coding sequence ATGTCTCCGACGTCATCCCCCCTCGCGGGCCTGCGCGTGTTGGACCTGTCGCGCCTGCTGCCGGGCCCCTACGCGACGCTCGTGCTGGCGGACCTGGGGGCCACCGTGGACAAGGTGGAGGATCCGGACGTGGGGGACGCCACCCGGCACATGCCGCCGCAACGCGACGGGGAGGGGGCGCTCTTCTACGGGCTGCACCGCAACAAGCGCTCGCTGACGCTGAACCTCAAGACGCCGGAGGGGCGGGACGCGCTCGTGCGGCTCGTGGCCCACTACGACGTGCTGGTGGAGAGCTTCCGGCCCGGGGTGATGGACAAGCTGGGGGTGGGGGAGGCGGTGCTGCGCGCGAAGAACCCGCGCCTCATCTACTGCGCCATCTCCGGCTATGGCCAGACGGGGCCGGACCGGCTCAAGGCGGGGCATGATCTCAACTACGTGGCCCGGGCGGGCCTGCTGGGCTACGGCGGTGAGGCGGGCGGCGCCCCGGCGTTCCCGGGCGTGCAGGTGGCGGACATTGGCGGGGGCAGCCTGTTCGCGCTGGTGGGCATCCTCGCCGCGCTGCACGAGCGTGAGCGCACGGGCGTGGGCCGCTTCGTGGACGTGTCCATGACGGACGGCGCGCTGGCGTTCCTCCACCTGCACCTGGCCGCGCGCCTCTTCGCCGGTGCGGAGGGCACGCCCCTCACGCGGGGCCGCGAGGCGCTCAACGGCGGCTATCCCAGCTATGGCCTGTACCGCACCGCGGATGATCGCTGGCTCGCGGTGGGCGCGCTGGAGCCCAAGTTCTTCGGCGCGCTCGCGACGCGGCTGGGCCGCCCGGAGCTGCTCGACGACGCCTACGTGCCCGGCGAGCTCGGGGAGCGGGTGAAGGCGGAGCTGAAGCGCATCTTCGCAAGCCAGCCGCTGGCCCACTGGCGCGAGCTGCTGGCCGGCGCGGACCTCTGCGTGGAGCCGGTGGCGGAAGGGGACGAGGTGCTGTCCGACGCCCAGCTGCGCGAGCGCGGGCTCTTCGTGGAGGCGGAGGACGCGCAGCGGGGCATCCGCGTGACGCACCTGCTCACGCCGCTGCGCATGGGCGAAATCCCCCTGCGTCCACCGCCCGCGCTGGGCCAGCACTCGCGCGACATCCTCGAAGCCGCGGGGTTCACCGCCGAGGAGATTGCACGGCTGGGGGCCTGA
- a CDS encoding MarR family winged helix-turn-helix transcriptional regulator, which yields MRRPTSITPPPEHDARSGGLEEVPDEPADELSPADRLLQEGDQSTPDSRRFLALLKELAYFRSLRDPLASLCDDMRLTPTQVHALGWLGMDGPTQVGVLAQRIGITKKTITGVVDRLEDMGMVERGRDADDRRAVTAKLTDKGCELYKLIHLMTDSGVRRLMGLLEPEDRESLFGIIERMLTRLKGASPAR from the coding sequence ATGCGCCGCCCCACCTCCATCACCCCGCCCCCGGAGCACGACGCGCGCTCCGGGGGGCTGGAGGAGGTCCCGGACGAGCCCGCCGACGAGCTGTCGCCGGCGGACCGTCTGCTCCAGGAAGGCGACCAGTCCACGCCGGACTCCCGTCGCTTCCTGGCGCTCCTCAAGGAGCTGGCCTACTTCCGCTCCTTGAGGGATCCGCTGGCCAGCCTCTGTGACGACATGCGGCTCACCCCCACCCAGGTGCACGCCCTGGGCTGGCTGGGCATGGACGGCCCCACGCAGGTGGGCGTGCTGGCCCAGCGCATCGGCATCACCAAGAAGACCATCACCGGCGTCGTGGACCGGCTGGAGGACATGGGCATGGTGGAGCGCGGCCGGGACGCGGATGACCGCCGCGCCGTCACCGCGAAGCTCACCGACAAGGGCTGTGAGCTCTACAAGCTCATCCACCTGATGACGGACTCCGGGGTGCGCCGGTTGATGGGCCTGCTCGAACCCGAGGACCGGGAGTCGCTGTTCGGCATCATCGAGCGGATGCTCACACGCCTGAAGGGCGCCTCCCCGGCGCGCTGA
- a CDS encoding efflux RND transporter permease subunit, with protein sequence MLKTFITRPIFTAMLMLAVVVFGLFSYPRIGVDQFPDVDFPVVTVTTVLPGADPESMEKNVSDPLEEALNTLNGVDTLRSVNLESVSQIVIQFKLSTPVEVASQDVRDRVQATLSKLPDEVETPVVEKFDIGAAPIITLALAGPLPVEDLTRVADDIVKPALQRQPGVGSIDIVGGREREIQLVVDPQRLRGYGLAISDVSQALKAQSLDVPGGRSMDSGRERVVRLTSEAKSVDDIRNIIISSAAGSPIRVRDVAEVVDGPAEQRSSAKSGDRSAVALVVRKQSGSNTVQVADLVMESLAELNTQLPPGVQVETVTDNARFIRSSIRAVQVDLVLGGVLAVLIVLVFLRNLRSTIVAAVALPVSVIGTFAVMAALGFTFNMITMLALTLSIGLLIDDAIVVIENIVRHMEEGASPMQAALEGAGQIALAVLAVTLAIVAVFIPVAFMDGMIGKFFYQFGVTVAVATLISYAVSMTLTPMLSSKLLREHGHPTGISAKVEKVLVGMESGYRRILASILKHRALTMLAAVLVLFATFGMMRFLKFTFIPEQDNGNIKLTAELPIGSTIQETQAQLDTLAAQVRTIPGVTSTFTTAGGGVQEEVHKGEVLINLSAVKDRAFKQGDLKTYLREHMRAPKGVTLSVQDVTGVAGGGARSQQVQYNLRGDNWKELTESAEKLRQAMAKNPGLTDVDMTYRSGKPQYDVQVDRDRAATLGVPAASLGATLRAYLGRDKVLDYREGGETYEVKLRLTPETLASADALGQLAVRAPSGQLVELRNLAKIVPADGPVQIDRQAQKRQITMLANLAPGYALSDAIAYMQDYSAKELPKSVTGELEGNAKELGKSVAAFGTALLLGIILIYMILAAQFESLIHPFTIMLSLPFAFIGAIGGLLITGQYMSMFALIGVIMLMGLVVKNGILLVDFTLQVREKGLTAHEALLEAAPIRLRPILMTTIAMIAGMIPVAIAKGDGAETRAPMAITIIGGLITSTFLTLGVVPVVYSLMDQLSARFSRKKDNDAGFAGGAGTAHGGPVNQDREREAAAAAAARVETA encoded by the coding sequence ATGCTCAAGACCTTCATTACACGGCCCATCTTCACCGCCATGCTCATGCTGGCGGTGGTGGTGTTCGGCTTGTTCTCCTATCCGCGCATCGGCGTGGATCAATTCCCCGACGTGGACTTCCCCGTCGTCACGGTGACGACGGTGCTGCCGGGCGCGGACCCGGAGTCCATGGAGAAGAACGTCTCCGACCCGCTGGAGGAGGCGCTCAACACGCTCAACGGCGTGGACACGCTGCGCTCCGTCAACCTGGAGAGCGTTTCGCAGATCGTCATCCAGTTCAAGCTGTCCACCCCGGTGGAGGTCGCCTCGCAGGACGTGCGCGACCGCGTGCAGGCCACGCTCAGCAAGCTGCCCGACGAGGTGGAGACGCCGGTGGTGGAGAAGTTCGACATCGGCGCGGCTCCCATCATCACCCTCGCGCTGGCGGGTCCCCTGCCGGTGGAGGACCTGACGCGCGTCGCGGACGACATCGTGAAGCCCGCCCTGCAGCGCCAGCCGGGCGTGGGCAGCATCGACATCGTCGGTGGCCGTGAGCGGGAGATCCAGCTGGTGGTGGACCCCCAGCGGCTGCGCGGCTACGGCCTGGCCATCAGCGACGTCAGCCAGGCGCTCAAGGCCCAGAGCCTGGACGTCCCGGGTGGCCGCAGCATGGACAGCGGCCGCGAGCGCGTGGTGCGCCTGACGTCCGAAGCCAAGAGCGTGGACGACATCCGCAACATCATCATCTCCAGCGCGGCGGGTTCGCCCATCCGCGTGCGCGACGTCGCGGAGGTCGTGGACGGCCCGGCGGAGCAGCGCTCCAGCGCCAAGAGCGGCGATCGCAGCGCGGTGGCGCTGGTGGTGCGCAAGCAGTCCGGCTCCAACACGGTGCAGGTGGCGGACCTGGTGATGGAGTCGCTCGCGGAGCTCAACACGCAGCTGCCCCCGGGCGTGCAGGTGGAGACCGTGACGGACAACGCGCGGTTCATCCGTTCGTCCATCCGCGCGGTGCAGGTGGACCTGGTCCTGGGCGGCGTGCTCGCCGTGCTCATCGTGCTCGTGTTCCTGCGCAACCTGCGCTCCACCATCGTGGCGGCCGTCGCGCTGCCGGTGTCCGTCATCGGCACGTTCGCCGTGATGGCGGCGCTGGGCTTCACCTTCAACATGATCACGATGCTGGCGCTGACCCTGTCCATCGGTCTGCTCATCGACGACGCCATCGTGGTCATCGAGAACATCGTCCGTCACATGGAAGAGGGCGCCTCGCCCATGCAGGCCGCCCTGGAGGGCGCCGGACAGATTGCCCTCGCGGTGCTCGCGGTGACGCTGGCCATCGTGGCGGTGTTCATCCCGGTGGCCTTCATGGACGGCATGATCGGCAAGTTCTTCTACCAGTTCGGTGTCACGGTGGCGGTGGCGACGCTCATCTCCTACGCGGTGTCGATGACGCTCACGCCCATGCTGTCCTCGAAGCTGCTGCGTGAGCACGGCCACCCGACGGGCATCTCCGCGAAGGTGGAGAAGGTGCTCGTGGGCATGGAGTCCGGCTACCGGCGCATCCTGGCCTCCATCCTCAAGCACCGCGCGCTGACCATGCTGGCCGCCGTGCTGGTGCTCTTCGCCACCTTCGGGATGATGCGCTTCCTCAAGTTCACGTTCATCCCGGAACAGGACAACGGCAACATCAAGCTCACGGCGGAGCTGCCCATCGGCTCCACCATCCAGGAGACCCAGGCCCAGCTGGACACGCTGGCGGCGCAGGTGCGCACCATCCCGGGCGTCACCTCCACGTTCACCACGGCCGGCGGTGGCGTGCAGGAGGAGGTCCACAAGGGCGAGGTGCTCATCAACCTGTCGGCCGTGAAGGACCGCGCCTTCAAGCAGGGCGACCTGAAGACGTACCTGCGCGAGCACATGCGCGCGCCCAAGGGCGTGACCCTGTCCGTGCAGGACGTCACCGGCGTGGCCGGCGGCGGCGCCCGCTCCCAGCAGGTGCAGTACAACCTGCGCGGTGACAACTGGAAGGAGCTGACGGAGTCCGCGGAGAAGCTGCGCCAGGCGATGGCGAAGAACCCGGGCCTCACCGACGTGGACATGACGTACCGCTCCGGCAAGCCGCAGTACGACGTGCAGGTGGACCGCGACCGCGCGGCCACGCTGGGCGTGCCCGCCGCGTCCCTGGGCGCCACGCTGCGCGCCTACCTGGGCCGCGACAAGGTGCTGGACTACCGCGAGGGTGGTGAGACGTACGAGGTGAAGCTGCGCCTCACGCCGGAGACCCTGGCCTCCGCGGACGCGCTCGGCCAGCTCGCCGTGCGCGCCCCCTCGGGGCAGCTGGTGGAGCTGCGCAACCTGGCGAAGATCGTCCCCGCGGACGGCCCGGTGCAGATCGACCGTCAGGCCCAGAAGCGGCAGATCACCATGCTGGCGAACCTGGCCCCCGGCTACGCGCTCTCCGACGCCATCGCCTACATGCAGGACTACTCCGCCAAGGAGCTGCCCAAGAGCGTCACGGGTGAGCTGGAAGGCAACGCGAAGGAGCTGGGCAAGTCGGTGGCCGCCTTCGGCACCGCGCTGCTGCTGGGCATCATCCTCATCTACATGATCCTCGCGGCCCAGTTCGAAAGCCTCATCCACCCCTTCACCATCATGCTGTCGCTGCCCTTCGCCTTCATCGGGGCGATTGGTGGCCTGCTCATCACCGGGCAGTACATGTCCATGTTCGCCCTCATCGGCGTCATCATGCTCATGGGCCTGGTGGTGAAGAACGGCATCCTCCTGGTCGACTTCACGCTCCAGGTGCGTGAGAAGGGCCTCACGGCGCACGAGGCCCTGCTGGAGGCCGCGCCCATCCGTCTGCGTCCCATCCTGATGACGACCATCGCGATGATCGCCGGCATGATCCCCGTGGCCATCGCGAAGGGCGACGGCGCGGAGACGCGCGCGCCCATGGCCATCACCATCATCGGTGGCCTCATCACCTCCACGTTCCTGACGCTGGGCGTGGTGCCGGTGGTGTACTCGCTGATGGATCAGCTCTCCGCGCGCTTCAGCCGCAAGAAGGACAACGACGCGGGCTTCGCGGGTGGCGCGGGCACGGCGCACGGCGGTCCCGTCAACCAGGACCGCGAGCGGGAGGCCGCGGCCGCCGCGGCGGCGAGGGTGGAGACGGCTTGA
- a CDS encoding efflux RND transporter periplasmic adaptor subunit, whose amino-acid sequence MNQRILAAVVAVAVSTAGCSKAGAEKAQLPTQQAGGANAMGVKAITPATELEQNVTRVTGQVRSKHEATLGPSATGTLMKVNAKVGDKVKKGDVLAVLDTSNVRIAVDQTRAAKDMADAALQLATSTLERTRKVAESGGVAASALEQAEIGQKQAAAQAAQAGAALRLAEENLRDHSITAPFDGIITARTKNVGDSVAMTPSTPVFSMVDADGLEIRMMVPESVIDSVVPGTVTPGTVNPSGMRFEAKVSNVGAVIDAQSRTVEVLADVTGKTERPLRPGALVEMDFSKAAGDSAPGLFLPSQAVSSKGQDGFVWVVQDGTVRKRDVRVQRVLPGYVKVLQGLTAEERVLADASLDVKEGTAVRVTQ is encoded by the coding sequence GTGAATCAGCGAATCTTGGCCGCCGTGGTGGCCGTTGCGGTGTCGACGGCAGGGTGCTCGAAGGCGGGGGCGGAGAAGGCGCAGCTGCCCACGCAGCAGGCGGGCGGCGCGAACGCCATGGGCGTCAAGGCCATCACCCCGGCCACCGAGCTGGAGCAGAACGTGACGCGCGTCACCGGGCAGGTGCGCTCCAAGCACGAGGCGACGCTGGGCCCGTCCGCCACCGGCACGCTCATGAAGGTGAACGCGAAGGTGGGCGACAAGGTGAAGAAGGGCGACGTGCTGGCGGTGCTGGACACGTCCAACGTGCGCATCGCGGTGGACCAGACGCGCGCGGCCAAGGACATGGCGGACGCGGCGCTGCAATTGGCCACCAGCACCCTGGAGCGCACGCGCAAGGTCGCCGAGTCCGGCGGCGTCGCGGCCAGCGCCCTGGAGCAGGCGGAGATCGGCCAGAAGCAGGCGGCGGCCCAGGCGGCCCAGGCGGGCGCTGCGCTGCGACTGGCGGAGGAGAACCTGCGCGACCACTCCATCACCGCGCCGTTCGACGGCATCATCACCGCGCGCACGAAGAACGTGGGTGACTCGGTGGCGATGACGCCCTCCACCCCGGTGTTCTCCATGGTGGACGCCGACGGGCTGGAGATCCGGATGATGGTGCCGGAGTCCGTCATCGACAGCGTGGTGCCGGGCACCGTGACGCCGGGCACCGTGAACCCCAGCGGCATGCGCTTCGAGGCGAAGGTGTCCAACGTGGGCGCCGTCATCGACGCGCAGAGCCGCACCGTGGAGGTGCTGGCGGACGTGACGGGCAAGACGGAGCGGCCGCTGCGCCCGGGCGCGCTCGTGGAGATGGACTTCTCCAAGGCCGCGGGTGACTCGGCCCCGGGCCTGTTCCTGCCCTCGCAGGCGGTCAGCAGCAAGGGCCAGGACGGCTTCGTGTGGGTGGTGCAGGACGGCACCGTGCGCAAGCGCGACGTGCGCGTGCAGCGCGTGCTGCCGGGCTACGTGAAGGTGCTGCAGGGCCTCACGGCGGAGGAGCGCGTGCTCGCCGACGCCTCGCTGGACGTCAAGGAGGGGACCGCGGTGCGCGTCACGCAGTAG
- a CDS encoding acyl-CoA dehydrogenase family protein, with product MLNPFTEEHEAFRKTVRTFVEKEMAPYGLEWDRAGIFPRELFKKCGELGFLGINHDPKYGGSGLDYWYVTAFAEELSRSRNAGVNMALLVQSQMATPIINEIGTDEQKREFLEPALKGERIAALGVSEPGCGSDVASIKTTARRDGDDYVINGSKMWITNGTRADFITLAVRTGEQGYGGISLVTFPTDVKGFSISKKLDKIGNLSSDTAILYFEDCRIPARYVLGEENQGFYHVMTNFQGERLVGAITTVGGMDRMLEDAIQYGSEREAFGRPLIKFQVWRHKFVEHLAAVEAARRLTYHAVDLFDRGENPVKEVSMAKLFAGDLAQRVAYDCQQFFGGMGYIEETPIARMWRDVRLITIGGGTSEVMKEIISKLYGF from the coding sequence ATGCTCAACCCGTTCACCGAGGAGCACGAGGCGTTTCGCAAGACGGTGCGCACCTTCGTGGAGAAGGAGATGGCGCCGTACGGGCTGGAGTGGGACCGCGCGGGCATCTTCCCCCGCGAGCTGTTCAAGAAGTGCGGCGAGCTGGGCTTCCTGGGCATCAACCACGACCCGAAGTACGGCGGCAGCGGCCTGGACTACTGGTACGTGACGGCGTTCGCGGAGGAGCTGAGCCGCAGCCGCAACGCGGGCGTGAACATGGCGCTGCTGGTGCAGAGCCAGATGGCCACGCCCATCATCAACGAGATCGGCACCGACGAGCAGAAGCGGGAGTTCCTGGAGCCCGCGCTCAAGGGTGAGCGCATCGCGGCGCTGGGCGTGAGCGAGCCGGGGTGCGGTTCGGACGTGGCGAGCATCAAGACGACGGCGCGTCGGGACGGCGACGACTACGTCATCAACGGCTCCAAGATGTGGATCACCAACGGCACGCGCGCGGACTTCATCACGCTGGCGGTGCGCACGGGTGAGCAGGGCTACGGCGGTATCTCGCTGGTGACGTTCCCCACGGACGTGAAGGGGTTCAGCATCTCCAAGAAGCTGGACAAGATTGGCAACCTGTCCTCGGACACGGCCATCCTCTACTTCGAGGACTGCCGCATCCCGGCCCGCTACGTGCTGGGCGAGGAGAACCAGGGCTTCTACCACGTGATGACGAACTTCCAGGGCGAGCGCCTGGTGGGGGCCATCACCACGGTGGGCGGCATGGACCGGATGCTGGAGGACGCCATCCAGTACGGCAGCGAGCGCGAGGCGTTTGGCCGGCCGCTCATCAAGTTCCAGGTGTGGCGCCACAAGTTCGTGGAGCACCTGGCGGCGGTGGAGGCGGCGCGGCGGCTCACCTACCACGCGGTGGACCTGTTCGACCGGGGGGAGAACCCGGTGAAGGAGGTCTCCATGGCGAAGCTGTTCGCGGGCGACCTCGCGCAGCGCGTGGCCTACGACTGCCAGCAGTTCTTCGGCGGCATGGGCTACATCGAGGAGACGCCCATCGCGCGGATGTGGCGGGACGTGCGGCTCATCACCATCGGCGGTGGCACCTCCGAGGTGATGAAGGAGATCATCTCCAAGCTGTACGGCTTCTAG
- a CDS encoding SAM-dependent methyltransferase: protein MLGTGSDMGKSYRPKDHYFQKAKQEGLRARSAFKVDEILKRFPTSVKKGAAVLDLGAAPGGFLQILVDAVGVSGRVVGVDIVAIRPFSQKQVTTAVLDVLADDFDAKLAALYDGPYDAVISDMAPKTSGIKGTDEARSLRLAGKALEVAAARGRAGGTFVAKVFMGGDFEAFRDEVRRLYEEVKVVRPEATRGASMEVYVVGLRRRAPAAPVAP, encoded by the coding sequence ATGCTAGGGACGGGGTCCGACATGGGCAAGTCCTACCGTCCTAAAGACCACTATTTCCAGAAAGCCAAGCAAGAGGGCCTGCGCGCGCGGTCGGCCTTCAAGGTGGATGAGATCCTCAAGCGCTTCCCCACCTCCGTGAAGAAGGGCGCGGCGGTGCTGGACCTGGGGGCGGCGCCGGGCGGCTTCCTCCAGATTTTGGTGGACGCGGTGGGTGTGTCCGGGCGCGTCGTCGGCGTGGACATCGTCGCCATCCGGCCGTTCTCACAGAAGCAGGTGACGACGGCGGTGCTGGACGTGCTGGCGGACGACTTCGACGCGAAGTTGGCCGCGCTGTACGACGGGCCGTACGACGCGGTGATCTCCGACATGGCGCCCAAGACGTCCGGCATCAAGGGCACGGACGAGGCGCGCAGCCTGCGGCTCGCGGGCAAGGCGCTGGAGGTGGCGGCGGCGCGCGGCCGGGCCGGGGGCACGTTCGTGGCCAAGGTCTTCATGGGGGGCGACTTCGAGGCCTTCCGCGACGAGGTGCGCCGTCTCTACGAAGAGGTGAAGGTGGTGCGGCCGGAGGCCACGCGCGGCGCCAGCATGGAGGTCTACGTGGTGGGGCTGCGGCGCCGGGCCCCCGCGGCCCCCGTCGCGCCCTGA